A part of Hydrogenobacter sp. T-8 genomic DNA contains:
- a CDS encoding DUF4212 domain-containing protein, giving the protein MLSKEQLESYWRENRNLMILVLLIWALVSYGAALISGWLNKIVIFGFPLGYYMGSQGSLIVFLLLIIFYAKKMDSVDKKYKVEEE; this is encoded by the coding sequence ATGCTGTCAAAAGAGCAGCTGGAAAGCTATTGGCGGGAGAACCGAAACCTTATGATTCTGGTTCTCCTAATCTGGGCTCTTGTCTCCTACGGTGCAGCCCTTATATCGGGCTGGCTCAACAAAATAGTCATATTTGGCTTCCCCCTTGGTTATTACATGGGCTCACAGGGTTCTTTAATAGTTTTCCTTCTTCTTATCATTTTCTATGCAAAGAAAATGGACAGCGTAGATAAAAAATACAAAGTAGAGGAGGAATAA
- the acs gene encoding acetate--CoA ligase, with amino-acid sequence MEVREEVHLKVEEKYSPPAHIVEKAWVKDYESLYQESIKDREAFWAKVAEELHWFKKWDKVLEWNYPYAKWFVNGKTNITYNCLDRHVQAGKRNKVAYIFVDEDGREKKITYGELLELVNRIANGLKSLGVRKGDRVSIYMPNTIEAIACMLACARIGAIHSVVFAGFSEGALRLRIEDAKAKVLLTASYTKRRGKKIDLFATAQRAIDGLGFVEKVVVWDRDGDVLNGSGGLFVSFDELIKNSSPNCEPVEMDAEDPLFILYTSGTTGKPKGVLHTTGGYMVGTYFTTKITFDLHEDDIYWCTADIGWITGHSYIVYGPLACGATSVITEGAPDYPDPGRWWSYVEKYRVNVFYTAPTAIRMFMRYGEQWPAKYDLSSLRILGSVGEPINPEAWHWYHKHIGRENCAIVDTWWQTETGMHMITTIPAYPAKPGKAGKPYFGIEVAVVDSQGKELPPNTVGNLVIKTPWPSMLRTCWGEPERYEKYWNTIPGYYLAGDLATYDEEGYIMILGRADDVLNVAGHRIGTMEVESAIVDHPAVAEAAVIGKPHEIKGESIKAFVILKKGVEPTDHLKEEIKQHVRQILGAIAVPDEIKFVEKLPKTRSGKIMRRVLKAQELGLPVGDISTLED; translated from the coding sequence ATGGAAGTAAGGGAAGAGGTTCACCTCAAGGTGGAGGAAAAGTATAGTCCTCCAGCCCACATAGTAGAGAAGGCATGGGTCAAGGACTACGAGAGCCTATATCAAGAGTCCATCAAGGACAGGGAAGCCTTCTGGGCAAAGGTGGCAGAGGAGCTCCACTGGTTTAAAAAGTGGGACAAGGTGCTCGAGTGGAACTACCCCTACGCCAAATGGTTTGTAAACGGCAAGACCAACATAACCTACAACTGCCTTGACAGGCACGTGCAGGCAGGAAAGAGAAACAAGGTCGCTTACATCTTTGTGGACGAGGATGGAAGGGAGAAGAAAATAACCTACGGCGAGCTTTTGGAGCTTGTAAACCGTATAGCCAACGGTCTTAAGTCTCTTGGTGTTAGGAAGGGAGACAGGGTTTCCATATACATGCCTAACACTATAGAAGCTATAGCTTGTATGCTTGCATGTGCCAGGATTGGTGCAATACATAGCGTGGTCTTTGCAGGTTTTAGCGAGGGGGCTCTCAGGCTTAGGATAGAAGACGCAAAGGCAAAGGTGCTGCTAACCGCCAGCTATACGAAAAGAAGGGGCAAAAAGATAGACCTCTTTGCCACAGCTCAAAGGGCTATAGACGGTCTTGGCTTTGTGGAAAAGGTGGTGGTCTGGGACAGGGACGGTGATGTGCTAAATGGCTCTGGAGGGCTTTTTGTGAGCTTTGATGAGCTTATTAAAAACAGCTCTCCAAATTGTGAACCCGTGGAAATGGATGCGGAAGACCCTCTTTTCATACTTTACACCTCTGGAACTACAGGTAAACCCAAGGGCGTGCTCCATACCACGGGTGGCTATATGGTGGGCACATACTTTACTACAAAGATAACCTTTGACCTTCATGAAGATGACATCTACTGGTGCACTGCGGACATAGGTTGGATAACTGGACACAGCTACATAGTATACGGGCCCCTTGCTTGCGGTGCTACCTCTGTGATAACCGAAGGTGCGCCCGATTATCCTGACCCCGGAAGATGGTGGAGCTATGTGGAAAAATATAGGGTAAATGTTTTCTACACAGCTCCCACTGCCATAAGGATGTTTATGAGGTATGGAGAGCAGTGGCCCGCCAAGTATGACCTTTCATCTTTAAGAATTCTTGGCTCTGTGGGAGAGCCTATAAACCCCGAGGCTTGGCATTGGTATCACAAGCATATAGGCAGGGAGAACTGTGCCATAGTGGACACCTGGTGGCAAACAGAAACAGGCATGCATATGATAACCACCATACCCGCATACCCTGCTAAGCCCGGAAAGGCAGGAAAGCCCTACTTTGGCATAGAGGTGGCGGTCGTAGACAGCCAAGGTAAAGAGCTTCCTCCTAACACTGTTGGAAACTTAGTTATAAAAACACCATGGCCCTCCATGCTTAGAACCTGCTGGGGCGAGCCAGAAAGGTATGAAAAATACTGGAATACCATACCTGGGTATTACCTTGCTGGCGACCTTGCTACTTACGACGAAGAAGGCTACATAATGATACTGGGTCGTGCGGACGATGTTTTAAATGTGGCAGGACACAGGATAGGGACTATGGAGGTGGAAAGTGCAATAGTTGACCATCCAGCGGTGGCGGAAGCGGCGGTTATAGGAAAACCTCACGAGATAAAAGGTGAGTCTATAAAGGCTTTTGTAATTCTAAAGAAGGGCGTTGAACCCACAGACCACCTCAAGGAAGAGATAAAACAGCACGTAAGACAGATACTCGGTGCTATAGCAGTTCCAGATGAGATAAAGTTTGTAGAAAAACTTCCCAAGACAAGAAGCGGAAAGATAATGAGAAGGGTGCTAAAGGCTCAGGAGCTTGGGCTTCCTGTGGGAGATATTTCAACTCTGGAAGACTAA
- a CDS encoding bactofilin family protein yields the protein MFSSKKQERQAPEKVETFIAQGVEFEGNIKLTDGTVVRVDGRVIGDVKGKASLIVGKSAEILGNLELERMVIYGRIEGNIKAKDVDLQGGVVKGDITAEVLHIERGSIFNGKCVMEEASKGGQSPQVL from the coding sequence ATGTTCAGTTCAAAGAAACAAGAGAGGCAAGCTCCAGAAAAGGTTGAAACCTTTATAGCCCAGGGAGTGGAGTTTGAAGGTAATATAAAACTTACCGATGGCACGGTGGTAAGGGTAGATGGCAGGGTTATAGGAGACGTAAAGGGTAAAGCAAGCCTAATAGTGGGGAAAAGTGCTGAGATACTGGGTAATTTGGAGTTGGAACGCATGGTTATATATGGCAGAATTGAGGGTAATATAAAGGCTAAGGATGTAGACCTGCAGGGTGGTGTGGTAAAAGGAGATATAACCGCAGAGGTGCTTCACATAGAAAGAGGGTCTATCTTTAACGGGAAATGTGTTATGGAGGAAGCAAGTAAAGGGGGGCAAAGCCCCCAAGTGCTTTAG
- a CDS encoding M23 family metallopeptidase, with product MELCGEVEAIGSERTAHTKGCGLRRRVEKAWRGEAEDRRKKHRLSELEKKLLDIQKYLSERGIRINLRGAVGGGKAFEPAHLDRLEALNLFAEETYKNLRGLPIGYPVLGNITSTYGLRKNPFGRGYEFHTGIDIEALYNTPVRATADGIVVFADIFGNYGKTIILKHPTGYSTLYAHLSRIEVHDGQHVKAGQIIGRVGSTGRSTGPHLHYEVILDNKALDPMKFLVWR from the coding sequence TTGGAATTATGCGGAGAGGTGGAAGCTATTGGCTCAGAAAGAACAGCTCACACAAAAGGTTGCGGACTTAGAAGAAGAGTGGAAAAGGCTTGGCGAGGAGAGGCGGAAGATAGAAGAAAAAAGCACAGGCTTAGTGAGTTGGAGAAAAAACTCTTAGATATACAGAAATACCTCTCAGAAAGGGGCATAAGAATAAACTTAAGGGGTGCGGTAGGTGGTGGAAAAGCCTTTGAGCCTGCACATTTAGACCGACTTGAAGCTCTAAATCTTTTTGCAGAGGAGACTTACAAAAACCTTAGGGGTCTACCCATAGGTTATCCAGTTTTAGGAAACATAACCTCCACCTACGGACTTCGTAAAAACCCCTTCGGCAGGGGATATGAGTTTCATACAGGTATAGACATAGAAGCACTATACAACACACCCGTCAGGGCTACTGCGGACGGTATTGTGGTGTTTGCAGACATCTTTGGGAATTATGGAAAAACTATAATATTAAAGCATCCTACTGGTTATTCTACCCTATACGCTCATCTATCTCGTATTGAGGTCCATGATGGTCAACATGTAAAAGCAGGTCAGATAATAGGTAGAGTTGGCTCTACGGGAAGGTCTACTGGACCACATCTTCATTATGAGGTTATATTGGACAACAAGGCTTTAGACCCTATGAAGTTCTTAGTTTGGAGGTAA
- the thiC gene encoding phosphomethylpyrimidine synthase ThiC encodes MLRAEWIEGRKKYKNKTQMHLARQGIITEEMRYVAKREGLHPEFVRQEVARGRMIIPANINHLHLEPMCIGINSRVKVNANIGNSGLASDIPTEIEKAKVAIKYGADTIMDLSTGEAIKETREAIIGVSTVPVGTVPIYEALRRAKGNVKNMTVDLILDVIEEQAQQGVSYMTIHAGVLREFLPMVQHRVMGIVSRGGAIMAQWMVEHGKQNPLYEHFDKICEIFKKYDVSFSLGDGLRPGAIADASDEAQLSELKVLGELTERAWRHDVQVMVEGPGHVPMDQIEFNMKVQQKVCHEAPFYVLGPLVIDIAPGYDHIASAIGAAMAGWYGAAMLCYVTPKEHLGLPNLEDVKQGVIAYKIAAHAADVAKNWPGAREWDLEMSRARFAFDWNRQFELAIDPETARAYHDETLPQEGYKTAKFCSMCGPEFCAYKISQNVSSKMEEVLHLENWIAP; translated from the coding sequence ATGCTAAGAGCGGAGTGGATAGAAGGTAGAAAAAAATACAAAAACAAAACCCAGATGCACCTTGCCCGTCAGGGTATCATAACAGAGGAGATGCGTTATGTTGCCAAGAGAGAAGGCTTGCATCCTGAGTTTGTCCGTCAAGAGGTTGCACGCGGGAGGATGATAATACCTGCCAACATAAACCACCTGCATCTTGAGCCCATGTGTATAGGTATAAACTCAAGGGTAAAGGTTAACGCCAACATAGGAAACTCTGGCTTGGCTTCCGATATACCTACAGAGATAGAAAAGGCAAAAGTAGCTATAAAGTATGGTGCGGACACCATAATGGACTTATCTACTGGCGAAGCCATAAAGGAAACAAGAGAAGCCATAATAGGCGTAAGCACAGTTCCCGTTGGCACAGTTCCCATATACGAAGCCCTCAGGAGGGCAAAGGGTAATGTGAAAAACATGACTGTAGACCTTATTCTTGATGTGATAGAGGAGCAGGCTCAACAGGGTGTGTCCTATATGACCATCCACGCAGGCGTGCTAAGGGAGTTCTTGCCCATGGTTCAACACAGGGTGATGGGGATCGTCTCCCGTGGTGGTGCCATAATGGCACAGTGGATGGTAGAACACGGAAAGCAAAACCCACTATACGAGCATTTTGACAAGATATGTGAGATATTCAAAAAATACGATGTTAGCTTTTCACTTGGAGATGGTCTAAGACCTGGAGCTATAGCGGATGCGTCAGATGAAGCACAGCTTTCAGAGCTCAAAGTCCTCGGTGAGCTTACAGAGAGGGCTTGGAGGCATGATGTGCAGGTGATGGTGGAAGGACCAGGGCACGTGCCTATGGACCAGATAGAGTTCAATATGAAGGTGCAGCAAAAAGTGTGCCACGAAGCACCCTTCTATGTGCTTGGACCGCTTGTGATAGATATCGCACCGGGTTATGACCATATAGCCTCTGCCATAGGTGCAGCGATGGCAGGCTGGTATGGTGCGGCGATGCTTTGCTATGTGACTCCAAAGGAGCATCTTGGTCTTCCAAACCTTGAGGATGTAAAGCAGGGGGTTATAGCCTACAAGATCGCTGCACACGCTGCGGACGTGGCTAAGAACTGGCCCGGTGCAAGGGAATGGGACCTCGAGATGTCAAGGGCTCGCTTTGCCTTTGACTGGAATAGACAGTTTGAGCTTGCCATTGACCCAGAGACCGCAAGGGCATACCATGACGAAACACTACCACAGGAAGGCTACAAGACCGCCAAGTTCTGCTCCATGTGTGGTCCTGAGTTTTGTGCCTATAAGATATCCCAAAACGTCTCTTCTAAGATGGAAGAGGTCCTTCATCTTGAAAACTGGATAGCTCCATAA
- a CDS encoding DUF2334 domain-containing protein → MKLAIVELHDVSPYYKSEFLSALELLEEVGLDRFSLLVVPYFWEYAPPGGDRSFLNLLRSLQGEMVLHGYTHRGRKRLQDLLWTDGEGEFGGLDLTETYERVRSGLELMEYLGLKTTFFVPPAWIGNPYLEDVLYSLGFEGIAYRWHIKDLGNEKSISSPVLSFSSRNLLSWLSLKALPSMERLYKDHQVLRLALHMTDFRDERKVRLWKEILSNIKKERRLISYGELLSKSGLAPSFKGFQPTGRLVQ, encoded by the coding sequence ATGAAGCTCGCCATAGTGGAACTGCACGACGTGAGCCCTTACTACAAGTCTGAATTTTTGAGTGCCCTTGAGCTCTTGGAGGAGGTGGGATTGGATAGATTTTCCCTCTTGGTGGTGCCTTACTTTTGGGAATACGCACCCCCGGGAGGGGACAGGAGCTTTTTAAATCTTTTAAGAAGTCTTCAGGGGGAGATGGTTCTTCATGGATACACCCACAGGGGTAGAAAAAGACTTCAAGACCTGCTTTGGACGGACGGGGAGGGAGAGTTTGGAGGGCTTGACCTAACTGAAACCTATGAGAGGGTTCGCTCGGGCTTGGAGCTTATGGAATACCTTGGTCTGAAAACCACCTTCTTTGTGCCACCCGCATGGATAGGAAATCCCTACCTTGAGGATGTGCTTTACTCTCTTGGTTTTGAAGGCATAGCCTACAGGTGGCATATAAAAGACTTAGGCAATGAAAAAAGCATAAGCTCTCCCGTTCTTAGCTTTAGCAGTAGAAATCTTCTGTCTTGGCTTAGCCTAAAGGCTCTTCCCAGCATGGAAAGGCTCTACAAGGACCATCAAGTTCTCAGGCTTGCACTTCATATGACAGACTTTAGAGACGAGAGAAAGGTCAGGCTTTGGAAAGAAATACTAAGCAATATAAAAAAGGAAAGGAGGTTAATAAGCTATGGGGAATTACTTAGCAAAAGCGGACTTGCACCTTCATTCAAAGGCTTCCAACCTACCGGGAGGTTGGTTCAGTAA
- a CDS encoding glycosyltransferase translates to MGNYLAKADLHLHSKASNLPGGWFSKLVGCPESLTEPMEIYRRLKERGMSFITITDHNTINGVLELAHLPEVFISCEYTVEIPEEKGKVHVLVYGITEAQHQDLLRLRNNIYDFVKYLKSHRIAHSLAHPLYSVQGTKITRSLLEKLVLLFDNWEVINGTRGDGVRYVEESIARAYDGWDKIHALAERHRIEPQRIRDRITFTAGSDDHGGMDVGRTWTAVEGAISKEDFLKGLWEGKTQVGTEELGDKRLLNMVCRVGYDFLKSKNHIPSEVRPITDYVFMHSDNPMVGMLLRNFLGIKSERSELLREIAKKLPSFTLERFLKSPSPQTLGELCLSLMAHGFPAFLKYAQKREEEKIKVLGREFGILNGRSPKVAYLTDTYHHINGVARSAKLIRQIALEEDLPFTIIVSNSQVKEEEKLINLEPIVEIPTPFYEELKMGLPNLIELMDLLEREGFTQVHIATPGPLGLMGFLVGKILRLRITFAFHTDIPTYARTYTGDPEVESLLWKAFVFLGNISDRFFVPSEHYKKLFVSKGLQYSKISTFKRGVDTELFSPYKRDEDFWSKRLGVKKHQRVILYVGRVSKEKGLDTFLYTARCFPEDLFVIVGDGPYRKEIEGKKPKNVHLLGYMVGEELATAYASSDVFLFPSETETYGQVVLEAMASGLPVVVSSKGASHEHVQEGVNGFIATKPEDFIEKLSLLLSSENLRRSMSQEALYYARSLDMRKTYIDYMLAIAGLGRLVHETC, encoded by the coding sequence ATGGGGAATTACTTAGCAAAAGCGGACTTGCACCTTCATTCAAAGGCTTCCAACCTACCGGGAGGTTGGTTCAGTAAGCTGGTGGGATGTCCAGAGAGCCTCACAGAGCCTATGGAGATATACAGAAGGCTCAAAGAAAGGGGTATGAGCTTTATTACTATTACAGACCACAACACCATAAACGGAGTCCTTGAGCTGGCACATCTTCCTGAGGTCTTTATAAGCTGTGAGTATACGGTGGAAATTCCCGAAGAGAAGGGAAAGGTTCATGTGCTCGTATACGGCATCACGGAGGCTCAACATCAAGACCTTCTAAGGCTAAGAAACAACATCTACGATTTTGTCAAATACCTAAAGTCTCATAGAATAGCCCACTCCCTTGCCCACCCTCTATATTCTGTTCAAGGAACCAAGATAACCCGTAGCCTTTTAGAAAAGTTGGTCTTGCTCTTTGACAACTGGGAGGTGATAAACGGGACAAGGGGAGACGGTGTCAGATATGTGGAAGAGTCCATAGCCCGTGCCTACGATGGATGGGATAAGATACATGCCCTTGCGGAAAGGCATAGGATAGAGCCTCAGAGGATAAGGGATAGGATAACCTTTACCGCAGGTTCAGATGACCACGGTGGAATGGACGTGGGAAGGACTTGGACCGCAGTTGAGGGTGCTATAAGTAAAGAGGACTTTTTAAAGGGTCTGTGGGAAGGGAAAACGCAGGTGGGCACAGAAGAGCTTGGGGACAAAAGGCTTCTAAACATGGTATGCAGGGTGGGTTATGACTTTCTAAAGAGCAAAAACCATATACCCTCTGAAGTTAGACCCATAACCGACTATGTCTTTATGCACTCGGACAACCCAATGGTGGGTATGCTTTTGAGGAACTTTCTTGGTATAAAGTCCGAAAGGTCAGAGCTATTGAGGGAAATAGCAAAAAAACTGCCCTCTTTTACTTTGGAAAGGTTTTTGAAAAGCCCCTCACCGCAAACCCTCGGGGAGCTGTGCCTGTCCCTCATGGCTCATGGCTTCCCCGCCTTTTTAAAATACGCCCAAAAAAGGGAAGAGGAAAAGATAAAGGTTCTTGGAAGAGAGTTTGGCATACTAAATGGAAGGTCTCCAAAGGTTGCTTATCTTACAGACACCTACCACCATATAAACGGCGTTGCAAGAAGTGCTAAGCTCATAAGACAGATAGCCCTTGAGGAAGACCTACCCTTTACAATAATAGTTTCTAACTCACAGGTGAAAGAAGAGGAAAAGCTCATAAACTTAGAGCCTATTGTGGAGATACCCACACCCTTTTACGAAGAGTTAAAAATGGGTCTTCCAAACCTGATAGAGCTTATGGACCTTCTTGAGAGGGAAGGCTTTACTCAAGTTCACATAGCAACGCCAGGTCCTCTTGGACTTATGGGATTTCTTGTGGGTAAGATTCTACGTCTTAGGATTACCTTTGCCTTCCACACAGACATACCCACATACGCAAGGACATATACGGGAGACCCCGAGGTGGAAAGCCTTCTATGGAAAGCCTTTGTCTTCCTTGGTAATATCTCAGATAGGTTTTTTGTCCCATCAGAACACTACAAAAAGCTCTTTGTAAGCAAGGGGCTACAGTACAGTAAGATAAGCACCTTCAAACGTGGTGTGGATACAGAGCTCTTCTCTCCTTACAAAAGAGATGAGGACTTCTGGTCTAAAAGGCTCGGAGTTAAAAAGCACCAAAGGGTTATCCTATATGTGGGCAGGGTTTCTAAGGAGAAGGGCTTAGACACTTTTCTTTACACTGCAAGGTGCTTCCCAGAAGACCTATTTGTGATAGTGGGAGATGGACCCTACAGGAAAGAGATAGAGGGCAAAAAGCCAAAGAACGTGCACCTTTTAGGATATATGGTGGGAGAGGAGCTGGCTACCGCCTATGCAAGCTCTGACGTGTTTTTGTTCCCCTCTGAAACGGAAACCTACGGACAGGTAGTTTTAGAGGCTATGGCGAGCGGTCTTCCTGTGGTGGTAAGCTCAAAGGGTGCATCTCACGAGCATGTTCAAGAGGGTGTAAACGGTTTTATAGCCACAAAGCCCGAGGACTTTATAGAAAAGCTCTCCCTTCTTCTATCCAGCGAAAACCTAAGGAGGAGCATGTCTCAAGAAGCCCTATACTATGCAAGAAGCCTTGATATGAGAAAAACTTATATAGACTACATGTTAGCTATAGCTGGTCTTGGGAGGCTCGTCCATGAAACTTGTTGA
- a CDS encoding glycosyltransferase: protein MKLVDITPYFHSKSGGIRRYLLEKSKYMQKKGIEHVLIIPGKERKTYHINSTKVYELPSFPLPLTGGYRFFSSFAEIREILQIEEPDVVELGGTYQPISHLKSDRYLLSVFYHSDIRTDLSLLPAPEKLKKVLLEHTIRKKLSKADLIITPSRGQEEFLRAYGLDNITTVNLGVDTEVFNPSKRDPYFEKALGIDSGRFKLIYAGRLSPEKNIDLLLEVFQHLDPTLFHLVVVGDGPLRKRVERLSQKLPNLTYLGYLQKEEDLAKVYASCDIFVSTSIGETYGLAFLEAQACGCLLVAYDMGLETQPFKEFLVKELTLEAFYHAIVRACNEVSLVNKEKVSSFVLSNFSWNATFEKLLDVYQGVLV from the coding sequence ATGAAACTTGTTGACATAACCCCCTATTTCCATAGTAAAAGCGGAGGCATAAGGAGATACCTTCTTGAAAAAAGCAAGTATATGCAGAAAAAGGGTATAGAACATGTGCTTATAATACCCGGCAAGGAAAGAAAAACATACCATATTAACTCCACCAAGGTCTACGAGCTTCCTTCTTTTCCTCTGCCTTTGACAGGTGGTTATAGGTTCTTCTCTTCCTTTGCGGAGATAAGGGAAATACTGCAAATAGAAGAGCCTGACGTGGTAGAGCTGGGTGGCACTTATCAGCCCATAAGCCATCTGAAGTCAGATAGATATCTGCTAAGCGTCTTTTACCATTCTGATATAAGGACGGACCTCTCGCTTTTGCCAGCTCCAGAAAAGCTCAAAAAGGTCCTTTTGGAACACACTATAAGAAAAAAGCTCTCAAAGGCAGACCTTATAATAACCCCCTCAAGGGGGCAGGAGGAATTCCTAAGAGCCTATGGTCTTGATAACATAACCACCGTAAACCTTGGAGTGGACACAGAAGTTTTTAATCCTTCTAAAAGAGACCCATACTTTGAAAAGGCTCTTGGCATAGACTCTGGTAGATTTAAACTGATATACGCTGGTAGGCTCTCGCCAGAGAAAAATATAGACCTTCTCTTGGAAGTCTTTCAACACCTTGACCCTACCCTTTTCCATCTTGTAGTGGTAGGAGACGGTCCTCTAAGGAAAAGAGTAGAAAGGCTCTCTCAGAAACTTCCCAACCTCACCTATCTTGGATACCTCCAAAAAGAAGAGGACTTGGCAAAGGTTTATGCAAGCTGTGATATCTTTGTTAGCACCTCCATAGGAGAGACCTACGGGCTTGCCTTTCTTGAAGCTCAGGCTTGTGGTTGTCTGCTGGTTGCCTATGATATGGGTCTTGAAACACAACCTTTTAAGGAGTTTTTGGTAAAAGAGCTCACTTTGGAAGCCTTCTACCATGCCATAGTCCGCGCCTGCAACGAGGTGAGTCTGGTTAACAAAGAAAAGGTCAGCTCCTTTGTGCTTAGTAATTTCTCTTGGAATGCTACTTTTGAAAAACTTCTTGATGTTTACCAAGGAGTTCTTGTTTAA
- a CDS encoding CZB domain-containing protein, with protein MVDVKFYMAQHELYIKRLKRAIESRGDFAYKECCRDTKENCCAFGQTFYREIMPNLEEFPEPIREVILQIEKVHCEFHEIGKQIDSKNPDEALVKKMQDISLTLYQLLMKLERMLIGVEKV; from the coding sequence ATGGTGGATGTGAAATTTTATATGGCTCAGCACGAGCTTTATATCAAGAGGCTAAAAAGGGCTATAGAGTCAAGAGGAGATTTTGCCTACAAGGAGTGCTGTAGGGATACAAAGGAAAACTGCTGTGCCTTTGGTCAAACCTTTTACAGGGAAATAATGCCAAACCTTGAGGAGTTTCCAGAACCAATAAGAGAGGTTATATTGCAAATAGAAAAAGTCCATTGCGAATTTCATGAAATAGGCAAGCAAATAGATAGCAAAAACCCAGACGAAGCCCTCGTTAAAAAGATGCAGGACATATCTCTAACCCTGTATCAGCTTCTCATGAAATTGGAACGCATGCTTATTGGGGTTGAAAAAGTTTAA
- the thrB gene encoding homoserine kinase: protein MLRLLVPASTSNFGSGFDAFGLALSLYNEFYIEPSERYTIEIEGEGASLPRNESNLFVRVYKRACEVFAFEEKPFKLRQVNRVPTARGLGSSATAIVGGILAFESLHGIRLSLEERLKVAFEFEPHPDNLLPAFLGGFVVCVSSEEGVRFLRLDFPEELKVVVCVPDFELSTQRAREVLRKEVSLKDAVFNLQRSALFVGAILTKSFDLLKESVKDRLHQPYRAQLVPGFGDVMEKAYAEGALAVFLSGAGPSMASLCLERFNEVGSAMVEAFKRHGINSKYISLEVSKEGARCEGFNS, encoded by the coding sequence ATGCTACGCCTTCTTGTCCCTGCAAGCACCAGCAACTTTGGTTCAGGCTTTGACGCCTTCGGTCTTGCCCTTAGCCTGTATAACGAGTTCTATATAGAGCCTTCTGAGAGGTATACCATAGAGATAGAAGGTGAGGGTGCAAGCCTGCCAAGAAACGAGAGCAATCTCTTTGTAAGGGTCTACAAAAGAGCCTGTGAGGTTTTTGCTTTTGAGGAAAAGCCTTTTAAACTCAGGCAGGTAAACCGAGTCCCTACCGCAAGAGGGCTTGGCTCTTCTGCCACTGCCATAGTGGGTGGCATCTTAGCTTTTGAATCTTTGCATGGCATTAGACTAAGCCTTGAGGAAAGGCTAAAGGTTGCCTTTGAGTTTGAACCACATCCAGACAACCTGCTTCCTGCCTTTCTTGGTGGCTTTGTGGTGTGTGTAAGCTCTGAGGAGGGTGTTAGGTTTCTAAGGCTTGACTTCCCAGAGGAACTAAAGGTGGTGGTATGTGTGCCAGACTTTGAGCTTTCCACCCAGAGGGCAAGAGAGGTGCTAAGGAAAGAGGTATCTCTAAAGGATGCGGTCTTTAACCTGCAAAGGTCTGCCCTCTTTGTGGGTGCGATTCTTACGAAGAGCTTTGACCTTTTGAAAGAGTCGGTCAAGGACAGACTTCATCAGCCTTACAGGGCACAGCTGGTGCCGGGCTTTGGGGATGTGATGGAGAAGGCTTACGCGGAGGGTGCTCTGGCGGTCTTCCTGAGCGGTGCAGGACCTTCTATGGCGAGCCTGTGTCTTGAGAGGTTTAACGAGGTAGGCTCTGCCATGGTGGAAGCCTTTAAAAGGCATGGCATAAACTCAAAGTATATTTCCCTCGAGGTTTCCAAAGAGGGTGCAAGATGTGAGGGTTTTAACTCTTGA
- a CDS encoding type III pantothenate kinase, with protein MRVLTLDVGNTSVDVCLFDGSLRYVGKFSHRDVPLLSADLVLVSSVKPSANNIILEKYPHARFIRAEDVPLQTAFKGKERVGIDRLLNLYGAVQLFSKHVVVASFGTATVIDLAVDGVFQGGFITLGVGAGLECLSQRAELIPELKLKKLLPPIGTDTEGAILGGFLRQSLHFLMACVQSWSELYRRQLGLLITGGDGWLFEDIAPYEPLLIHKAMLLLLGFYSKP; from the coding sequence GTGAGGGTTTTAACTCTTGATGTGGGAAATACATCGGTGGATGTGTGCCTCTTTGATGGCTCTTTGAGGTACGTGGGTAAGTTCAGCCATAGGGACGTGCCACTCTTGAGTGCAGACCTTGTGCTCGTGTCCTCTGTTAAACCCTCGGCGAACAATATCATCCTTGAAAAATACCCCCATGCGAGGTTTATAAGAGCGGAGGATGTGCCACTTCAGACCGCCTTTAAGGGCAAAGAGAGAGTAGGCATAGACAGATTGCTTAACCTTTACGGTGCGGTCCAGCTCTTTTCAAAGCATGTGGTGGTAGCCAGCTTTGGCACCGCCACTGTTATAGACCTTGCGGTGGATGGTGTCTTTCAGGGTGGCTTTATAACCCTTGGTGTGGGTGCAGGGCTTGAGTGCCTTTCTCAAAGGGCAGAGCTAATTCCCGAGCTCAAACTAAAAAAACTCCTCCCTCCCATAGGCACAGATACAGAAGGTGCTATTCTCGGGGGCTTTTTGCGTCAGAGCTTGCACTTTCTTATGGCTTGTGTGCAAAGCTGGAGCGAGCTATACAGAAGGCAGTTAGGGCTACTTATAACTGGGGGCGACGGTTGGCTCTTTGAAGACATAGCACCCTATGAGCCACTCCTTATACATAAGGCTATGCTCCTTCTTTTAGGCTTTTATAGTAAGCCCTAA